The Schistocerca americana isolate TAMUIC-IGC-003095 chromosome 5, iqSchAmer2.1, whole genome shotgun sequence genome includes a window with the following:
- the LOC124616339 gene encoding Krueppel homolog 1-like: GAQGAAGAFQCSFCQKTFSQKNTYQNHVRSHGKEGDDPYPCTICGKTFAVPARLTRHFRTHTGEKPYQCEFCKKAFSVKENLSVHRRIHTKERPYKCDVCERAFEHSGKLHRHMRIHTGERPHKCQVCSKTFIQSGQLVIHMRTHTGEKPYVCKACGKGFTCSKQLKVHTRTHTGEKPYSCDICGKSFGYNHVLKLHQVAHYGEKVYKCTICSQTFTSKKAMEVHIKSHSEQQQQQQPQQPQQQQQQQQQQQQAPAASSAQHQWHTPSSQQHHHHHQQQPQQHHQQPQQQHHLPPPPAPSPEPRLEAEVARKATEVAASMEDDAGNPVSVRDMCYYYFYPPSGAAPVPPAHAGQGVGGSLTPPASVEDDEHFARADTAVPLSEPPVYLFPEPLGSMRGRATPYDLPVPACLPVSPVPAAPASPDRRDACSLPPRKRCKQILKSIAAAAAAEPAIRYSSVIHYAGAS; encoded by the exons GGCGCGCAGGGCGCGGCCGGCGCCTTCCAGTGCTCCTTCTGCCAGAAGACGTTCTCGCAGAAGAACACCTACCAGAACCACGTGCGCTCGCACGGCAAGGAGGGCGACGATCCTTACCCGTGCACCATCTGCGGCAAGACGTTCGCGGTGCCGGCGCGCCTCACGCGCCACTTCCGCACGCACACGGGCGAGAAGCCGTACCAGTGCGAGTTCTGCAAGAAGGCCTTCTCCGTCAAGGAGAATCTGAGCGTGCACCGGCGCATCCACACCAAGGAGCGGCCGTACAAGTGCGACGTGTGCGAGCGCGCCTTCGAGCACAGCGGCAAGCTGCACCGGCACATGCGCATCCACACGGGCGAGCGGCCGCACAAGTGCCAGGTCTGCTCCAAGACGTTCATCCAGAGCGGCCAGCTCGTCATCCACATGCGCACGCACACGGGCGAGAAACCGTACGTGTGCAAGGCGTGCGGCAAGGGCTTCACCTGCTCCAAGCAGCTCAAGgtgcacacgcgcacgcacacgggCGAGAAGCCGTACTCGTGCGACATCTGCGGCAAGTCGTTCGGCTACAACCACGTGCTGAAGCTGCACCAAGTGGCGCACTACGGCGAGAAGGTGTACAAGTGCACCATCTGCAGCCAGACGTTCACCTCCAAGAAGGCGATGGAGGTGCACATCAAGAGCCActcggagcagcagcagcagcagcaacctcagcaacctcagcagcagcagcagcagcagcagcagcaacagcaagctCCTGCGGCGAGCTCTGCGCAGCACCAGTGGCACACGCCGTCGtcgcagcagcaccaccaccaccaccagcaacagCCGCAGCAACACCACCAGCAGCcccagcagcagcaccacctaccTCCGCCGCCAGCGCCGTCCCCGGAGCCTCGTCTGGAGGCGGAAGTGGCACGCAAGGCGACAGAAGTGGCGGCGTCGATGGAAGACGACGCGGGCAACCCCGTGAGCGTGCGCGACATGTGCTACTACTACTTCTACCCGCCGTCGGGGGCTGCGCCCGTCCCACCCGCCCACGCGGGCCAG GGCGTCGGCGGCAGCCTGACGCCGCCCGCCAGCGTCGAAGACGACGAGCACTTCGCGCGCGCCGACACGGCCGTGCCGCTGAGCGAGCCGCCCGTCTACCTGTTCCCCGAGCCCTTGGGTTCGATGCGCGGCCGCGCCACGCCGTACGACTTGCCCGTGCCGGCGTGCCTG CCCGTCTCGCCCGTACCCGCCGCTCCCGCGTCGCCCGACCGCCGCGACGCCTGTTCGCTGCCGCCCCGCAAGCGCTGCAAGCAGATCCTCAAGTCCATCGCGGCAGCGGCCGCCGCCGAACCAGCCATCCGCTACAGCTCCGTCATACACTACGCGGGGGCCTCGTAA